A stretch of Candidatus Brocadiaceae bacterium DNA encodes these proteins:
- a CDS encoding phage antirepressor KilAC domain-containing protein, producing MSNSTTFIYEGKEIMVIEDKNGNLWFCEDSIINVLGLKIKENVQTFPNNFAADTCTTNDPGKEKIHANIITENSLHELLLFSANQSAKRFQNWLFSKVYPSYGKKDDDFFLIPLGVLDSFRGLHVSIEDMYKSTYKVVTHDKSSHIKNTRTIAESAKLLYMHHEELIDFLREYEFFDDYNLPKQHHIDAGLFLVRTITTQGIGYHVLNQVLITEKGIDKILDIINK from the coding sequence ATGTCAAACAGTACAACATTTATCTATGAGGGAAAAGAGATTATGGTTATCGAAGATAAAAACGGCAATCTCTGGTTTTGCGAAGACTCTATAATCAATGTCCTGGGCCTAAAGATCAAAGAAAACGTACAAACTTTTCCGAATAATTTCGCAGCGGATACATGCACTACCAATGACCCTGGCAAAGAAAAAATCCATGCCAATATCATAACCGAAAACAGTCTGCATGAATTACTTTTATTCAGCGCGAATCAATCTGCAAAAAGATTCCAGAATTGGCTTTTTTCTAAGGTTTACCCTTCTTACGGAAAGAAAGATGATGATTTCTTCTTAATACCACTTGGCGTTTTAGATTCATTTAGAGGGCTACATGTGTCCATTGAAGACATGTACAAAAGTACATATAAGGTTGTTACGCACGACAAATCTTCGCATATTAAGAACACCAGGACTATAGCAGAATCTGCGAAATTGCTCTATATGCACCACGAGGAATTGATTGATTTCCTTCGGGAGTATGAATTTTTCGATGACTACAATTTGCCCAAGCAGCACCACATAGATGCGGGATTATTTCTTGTAAGAACAATTACTACTCAGGGAATTGGATATCATGTATTAAACCAGGTTTTAATAACGGAAAAAGGTATCGATAAAATTTTGGACATTATTAACAAATGA
- the ftsH gene encoding ATP-dependent zinc metalloprotease FtsH has translation MFLAPKSEEISFGQFRQYLKNGYISDCTVSPDIIRGHYKKFSGDTDQEGRTAFFTIPILDKALVEDLEIQNVQFRGAKQNNFLKNILMWWIVPFGIMTLGWIFILKKFSGMGSPFMSLGKAKTKLYTDNGTQKTTFSDVAGCEEAKEELQEIKDFLSYPERFQKLGAKIPKGVLLVGSPGTGKTLLAKAVAGETGVHFFSISGSDFVEMFVGMGAARVRDMFEQAKEKAPCIVFIDEIDSVGRQRGTGLGGGHDEREQTLNQLLHEMDGFNPHKGVIIIAATNRPDVLDSALLRPGRFDRQITVDRPDIAGREAILAVHAKNIKIDSDVSLKTIAKRTPGFTGADLANVINEAALLAARYNKKSVAAKELEAAIDRILAGPERKSRIMSNKEKKTVALHESGHTLVAALLPNTDPIHKVSIIPRGTAALGYTMQLPLEDKYLTTEPELLDMICVLLGGRAAEEIVLNEISTGAQNDLEKVSKLARSYVCRFGMSKKIGPQTFGKQSGNIFLGHDLVQEKEYSEKTAVLIDDEVSRIITEGYEKAKGLLEKNRDKLEILVQKLEEEEIMEGKQVLELLNLKKKPHDNTHDLSSVTI, from the coding sequence GTGTTTTTGGCTCCAAAATCAGAGGAGATTTCCTTTGGCCAATTCAGACAGTACCTTAAAAATGGGTACATATCAGATTGTACCGTAAGCCCGGATATCATACGAGGACATTACAAAAAATTTTCTGGTGATACTGACCAGGAAGGTCGAACTGCCTTCTTTACCATTCCAATATTAGACAAAGCATTAGTCGAAGACCTTGAAATACAAAATGTCCAATTTAGAGGGGCAAAGCAGAACAATTTCCTTAAAAACATCCTCATGTGGTGGATCGTACCGTTTGGTATAATGACATTAGGGTGGATATTCATCCTGAAAAAATTCAGCGGTATGGGATCACCTTTTATGTCCTTGGGAAAAGCCAAAACAAAACTGTATACTGATAATGGCACCCAGAAAACAACTTTTTCCGATGTTGCCGGTTGCGAAGAAGCAAAGGAAGAACTGCAAGAAATCAAAGACTTCCTCTCTTACCCGGAACGATTTCAGAAGCTGGGCGCAAAAATCCCAAAAGGAGTACTTCTGGTAGGATCTCCGGGAACAGGAAAAACACTTCTCGCTAAAGCCGTAGCAGGAGAAACGGGAGTACATTTTTTCTCTATAAGCGGATCAGACTTTGTGGAGATGTTTGTGGGAATGGGAGCGGCACGGGTTCGGGACATGTTCGAACAGGCAAAGGAAAAGGCTCCCTGCATTGTGTTTATCGATGAGATTGACAGCGTTGGCAGACAGCGTGGCACTGGATTGGGAGGCGGCCATGATGAACGCGAGCAAACACTGAATCAACTCCTCCATGAAATGGACGGCTTCAACCCTCATAAAGGTGTTATTATTATCGCGGCAACAAACCGTCCCGACGTACTTGACAGCGCGCTCCTGCGGCCAGGTCGTTTTGATCGCCAGATAACCGTAGATCGGCCAGATATTGCCGGGCGAGAGGCAATTTTAGCTGTTCATGCAAAAAACATAAAAATTGATTCTGACGTCAGTTTAAAAACCATAGCAAAGCGTACTCCGGGGTTCACCGGAGCAGACCTTGCCAATGTAATTAACGAAGCAGCACTCCTTGCGGCCAGATATAACAAAAAATCCGTCGCGGCCAAGGAGCTGGAAGCGGCTATTGACAGGATATTAGCTGGACCAGAACGAAAAAGCAGAATTATGAGTAATAAGGAAAAAAAGACTGTCGCTTTACACGAATCAGGCCATACCCTGGTAGCAGCCCTGCTACCAAACACAGACCCTATCCACAAAGTATCGATAATTCCAAGAGGGACGGCCGCTCTCGGCTATACCATGCAATTACCTCTTGAAGATAAATACTTAACAACAGAACCTGAGCTTCTTGACATGATCTGTGTACTACTCGGAGGGAGAGCAGCAGAAGAAATCGTCTTAAACGAAATATCCACAGGTGCTCAAAACGACCTGGAAAAGGTTTCAAAGCTTGCGCGAAGTTATGTGTGCCGATTTGGCATGAGTAAAAAGATCGGTCCACAAACCTTCGGAAAACAATCAGGAAATATATTCCTTGGACACGATCTGGTTCAAGAGAAGGAATACAGCGAGAAAACGGCTGTTCTCATAGACGACGAGGTTTCAAGAATAATCACGGAAGGTTATGAAAAGGCAAAGGGATTACTCGAAAAAAACCGTGATAAATTGGAAATTCTGGTGCAGAAACTAGAAGAAGAAGAGATTATGGAGGGAAAACAAGTTCTTGAACTATTAAATCTAAAGAAGAAGCCTCATGATAACACTCACGATTTGAGTAGTGTAACTATTTGA
- a CDS encoding helix-turn-helix domain-containing protein, translating to MLDTMILMKNWTPETIKRIRKKYKLSQQQLAELLGVSNNYVHLLEKGVKKPGKTLCILLGYVEKELKEKERS from the coding sequence ATGTTAGATACAATGATTCTTATGAAAAATTGGACACCAGAAACAATTAAAAGAATACGGAAAAAATACAAATTATCACAACAACAACTAGCTGAGCTTCTGGGTGTGTCTAACAATTATGTTCATTTGTTAGAAAAGGGGGTGAAAAAGCCAGGCAAAACATTATGTATCTTATTGGGGTATGTCGAAAAAGAACTTAAAGAAAAGGAAAGGAGTTGA
- the hisG gene encoding ATP phosphoribosyltransferase: MKKLNFGLPKGSLQESTIEMMKKAGYTVRVSSRSYYPTIDDDEISVRLIRPQDMSRYVEHGIVDVGLTGADWVREAGSDVRTVVSLVYAKQQLTTVRWVLAVPEESSIRSVDDLQGKKIATELVNVTRQFLGEKGVVADIEFSHGATEAKAPALVDAIVELTETGSSLRANKLRVIETVMESSTQLIANHNAWKDEWKRTKTENLAMLFEGAIIAKEKVGLKMNVSSDSLEKVLKKLPALRKPTISNLSEDAGYAVEIMVDETIARQIIPELIRAGAEGIIEYPLNKVIL, from the coding sequence GTTTGCCTAAGGGCAGCCTTCAGGAATCTACTATTGAAATGATGAAAAAAGCGGGTTATACCGTAAGAGTGAGCTCTCGGTCTTATTATCCGACAATAGATGACGATGAAATTTCCGTGAGATTGATTCGGCCACAAGATATGTCTCGATATGTTGAACATGGTATTGTAGATGTTGGTTTAACCGGCGCGGATTGGGTAAGGGAAGCGGGCTCAGATGTAAGGACTGTTGTCAGCTTGGTATACGCGAAACAACAACTCACAACGGTGAGGTGGGTTTTAGCGGTTCCTGAAGAATCTTCCATACGTTCTGTGGATGATTTGCAGGGTAAAAAAATTGCGACAGAATTGGTAAATGTGACTCGGCAATTTCTTGGTGAAAAAGGAGTGGTTGCCGATATAGAGTTTTCTCACGGAGCAACTGAAGCAAAGGCCCCGGCATTAGTTGATGCAATTGTCGAACTTACCGAAACGGGGAGTAGTTTAAGGGCGAACAAACTTCGTGTTATTGAAACCGTTATGGAATCCTCCACGCAACTTATTGCCAATCATAATGCATGGAAAGACGAATGGAAACGCACAAAAACGGAAAACCTTGCGATGCTTTTTGAAGGGGCTATTATTGCGAAAGAAAAAGTTGGTTTAAAGATGAATGTGTCCAGTGATTCCCTTGAAAAGGTATTGAAAAAACTGCCAGCGTTGAGAAAACCTACGATTTCTAATTTATCAGAAGATGCAGGTTATGCCGTTGAAATTATGGTAGATGAAACAATAGCCAGGCAAATAATTCCTGAACTTATACGAGCGGGAGCTGAGGGGATTATTGAATATCCTTTAAATAAAGTCATTCTTTAA
- a CDS encoding site-specific integrase, translating into MAKGIYKRGNIYWIRYTDLNGKKAFESSRSTKFRVAEKMLLKRKQAISEGKQPDVKRIRNHIFRELVSEYIEWAKRQKSFNSKIYLINQLAEKFGNIPLRRFNTMLLEQYQTKRLNSGNKASTVNRLQSTIAHMFTKAVEWDMVEEDTLKRIRKVKLLPENNRRLRFLTHEECQSLIASCNHHLKPIVITALNTGMRKEEILSLKWDNVNLKCGFILLAQEQTKNGERKEVPINSTLRKTFQELPRRLNIPYVFFDQATGKRFKDVKKSFHSALSKAGICDFRFHDLRHTFASHLVMAGIDITTVKELLGHKDIKMTLRYAHLAPGHKVKAVDTLDNILTKTQSIQKVYNFKEAKNGL; encoded by the coding sequence ATGGCAAAAGGAATTTATAAGCGAGGCAATATATATTGGATACGCTATACCGACTTGAACGGTAAGAAAGCCTTTGAATCTTCCAGAAGTACGAAATTCAGAGTTGCTGAAAAAATGCTTCTGAAGAGAAAGCAAGCAATATCCGAAGGAAAACAGCCAGATGTGAAGCGGATTCGCAACCACATATTTAGAGAACTGGTTTCCGAGTACATCGAGTGGGCAAAAAGGCAGAAAAGTTTCAACAGCAAGATTTATCTCATAAATCAGTTAGCGGAGAAGTTTGGCAACATTCCACTGAGACGTTTTAATACCATGCTGCTTGAACAGTATCAAACGAAAAGGCTGAACTCTGGTAATAAAGCATCAACAGTTAACAGGCTCCAATCAACGATAGCTCATATGTTCACAAAAGCTGTCGAGTGGGATATGGTTGAGGAAGATACGTTGAAGCGAATACGAAAGGTGAAACTGCTTCCAGAGAACAATAGACGGTTACGTTTTCTTACCCATGAGGAATGTCAAAGTTTGATAGCTTCTTGCAACCATCATTTGAAGCCTATTGTAATTACAGCATTGAATACAGGCATGCGGAAGGAAGAAATCCTATCTCTGAAATGGGATAATGTAAATTTGAAATGTGGTTTTATTTTGCTGGCGCAAGAACAAACTAAGAATGGTGAACGTAAAGAGGTGCCAATTAACAGTACTTTGAGGAAGACCTTTCAAGAATTGCCCAGACGCTTGAATATACCATATGTCTTTTTCGACCAGGCAACCGGGAAACGTTTCAAAGATGTTAAGAAAAGTTTTCACTCAGCACTTAGCAAGGCAGGTATTTGTGATTTCCGATTCCATGATCTCAGGCATACCTTTGCATCGCATCTGGTAATGGCAGGAATTGATATCACAACGGTAAAAGAGCTGTTGGGCCACAAAGATATTAAAATGACATTGAGGTATGCTCACTTGGCACCGGGCCACAAAGTTAAAGCAGTAGATACACTCGACAATATTTTAACCAAAACGCAAAGTATACAAAAAGTATACAATTTCAAGGAGGCGAAAAATGGATTATAG
- a CDS encoding tetratricopeptide repeat protein gives MLQGDWENAICNFETAVQYDWVSDRVVRYLADCYFQSGDNEKAIRFFEELAKIKSNDFTVRYTLAILYDTAEKYRKAIAEYKLASECEVKKKDQVYLTDTLYKLAEFYMEEQMVEEGAACYLRMLDLKLVTDPAKIYYVIGQNYFEKNDILKAIDYFIRTKEADPLLNSVYFYLTLCYDQIEDYSNAEKEAKKYLSKDPDNWAMHLALSEIYRKTGNELQGQIEIEKTEEILQLNVIRGSRYPKEYFLLCQIYRNQKRNTEAIATIESLRLIPLDTETRRDLHYLLATLYYEENQFDRVEEELRMTLKLDPDFHGANNFLGYLLAETNKNLDEAIGLINRALKVQPENGAYLDSLGWAYYKKAQAEGEDSYLFTALQKLTEAIRLTKEPEIYDHAGDVYFSLGRWDDAVLAWEKALELYKDTVNSELHRESVDSKLKRVQRLFSFDEKKANGIVNHTGAESIRKP, from the coding sequence ATGTTACAGGGTGATTGGGAAAATGCAATCTGTAACTTTGAAACAGCTGTTCAGTATGATTGGGTTTCGGACAGAGTCGTCCGGTATCTGGCTGATTGCTATTTTCAATCAGGTGACAACGAAAAGGCTATCCGTTTCTTTGAAGAGCTGGCCAAAATTAAATCGAATGATTTTACTGTTCGTTACACTTTGGCTATTCTTTATGATACAGCTGAAAAATACAGGAAGGCTATCGCTGAATATAAACTTGCAAGCGAATGTGAGGTGAAAAAAAAAGATCAGGTATATCTGACGGACACCCTGTATAAGCTTGCCGAATTTTATATGGAAGAGCAAATGGTTGAAGAGGGCGCGGCGTGTTACTTACGAATGTTGGATTTGAAACTGGTAACTGATCCCGCAAAGATATATTATGTGATCGGCCAAAATTATTTTGAAAAAAACGACATACTTAAAGCTATTGACTATTTTATTCGGACAAAGGAAGCAGATCCTCTGTTGAATTCGGTGTACTTCTACCTTACTCTTTGTTATGACCAGATAGAAGACTATAGTAATGCAGAGAAAGAGGCAAAAAAGTACCTATCTAAAGATCCTGATAATTGGGCCATGCACCTCGCACTTTCTGAAATTTACAGAAAAACGGGTAACGAACTGCAAGGGCAAATAGAAATAGAAAAAACTGAGGAAATTCTTCAACTAAATGTAATACGTGGGAGCAGATATCCAAAAGAGTATTTTCTCTTGTGTCAAATTTACAGAAATCAAAAAAGAAATACAGAAGCGATAGCTACGATCGAGAGTTTGAGGTTGATTCCTTTGGATACAGAAACGAGAAGGGACCTTCATTATTTGTTAGCAACCCTTTATTATGAAGAAAATCAATTCGATCGGGTTGAAGAAGAATTGAGGATGACATTAAAGTTGGACCCGGATTTTCATGGAGCAAATAATTTTTTAGGGTATTTGCTTGCGGAAACTAATAAAAATCTTGATGAAGCTATTGGGTTAATCAATAGGGCTTTAAAGGTGCAGCCTGAAAATGGGGCGTATCTTGATAGCTTGGGTTGGGCTTATTATAAAAAGGCTCAAGCGGAAGGCGAAGACAGCTACTTATTTACAGCGCTTCAAAAATTAACGGAGGCCATTCGTCTTACAAAAGAACCTGAAATTTATGATCACGCAGGTGATGTCTATTTTAGTTTGGGGCGTTGGGACGATGCGGTATTGGCATGGGAAAAAGCGCTGGAGTTATACAAAGATACCGTTAACAGTGAACTCCACAGGGAATCTGTAGATTCTAAGCTAAAGAGAGTGCAAAGGCTTTTTTCTTTTGATGAAAAAAAAGCTAATGGTATCGTCAATCATACGGGAGCTGAAAGCATACGTAAGCCGTAA
- a CDS encoding phage antirepressor KilAC domain-containing protein has translation MSNSTIFLFEGNDVLVTEDENGSLWFAANEICSILGISNAKRALAKLSHFNVDTFLGEDVTGKKQPIKLIDETAIYKLMILANVQTAKRLYKWITSKVHPVYGVEEDIYEPSDPFEIPRTFTEALWLCASLQAEKESDEYKVEAYDKYLHVEEASTMEEVATSLDMTPDELADFLKEREIFNLDDMPNKQYIDAELFLIQTISLRGSLARKTTNLLITNKGVNRIKKLLEDEANDELLEGMKDDCCLDDL, from the coding sequence ATGTCAAACAGTACCATATTTCTCTTTGAGGGAAACGATGTGTTGGTTACTGAAGATGAAAACGGTAGCCTTTGGTTTGCAGCAAACGAGATATGCAGCATTCTGGGAATATCGAATGCAAAAAGAGCATTAGCAAAGTTGTCGCATTTTAATGTGGATACTTTCCTTGGAGAGGATGTAACGGGCAAAAAACAACCGATAAAGCTCATTGACGAAACAGCCATATATAAGTTGATGATACTTGCCAATGTCCAAACAGCAAAAAGACTATATAAATGGATAACCTCGAAAGTTCATCCGGTATATGGTGTAGAAGAAGACATATATGAGCCTTCAGATCCATTTGAGATTCCACGAACTTTCACGGAAGCGCTCTGGCTATGTGCCTCTTTACAGGCAGAAAAGGAGTCAGATGAATATAAGGTCGAAGCATATGACAAATACCTGCACGTTGAAGAAGCTAGTACCATGGAGGAAGTTGCTACTTCTCTCGATATGACACCAGACGAATTGGCTGATTTTCTTAAAGAGCGTGAGATTTTCAATCTCGACGATATGCCCAATAAGCAGTACATAGACGCAGAGTTGTTCCTTATCCAGACAATTTCTCTCAGAGGGAGTCTTGCCAGGAAAACAACAAACTTACTAATTACCAACAAAGGCGTTAATCGCATTAAAAAACTGTTAGAGGATGAGGCCAATGATGAACTTCTCGAAGGCATGAAAGACGATTGTTGTCTTGATGATCTTTGA
- a CDS encoding YebC/PmpR family DNA-binding transcriptional regulator: MAGHSHWSSIKHKKGIADAKKGKMFTALARMITVAARKGGGDPGMNPRLQLAISKARAANMPKDNIERAIQKGTGDGDGDADVVECLYEGYGPHGVALMVEVLTDNKNRTAPEIRKIFDRCNGNMGESGCVSWMFEKKGLIIVNDTNISEDALMMLVLEAGAEDLEKTGDVFQVICAQSDLDVIKTAIERENILIESAEVTWIPKSTVDLDDEACRKVLRLMEILDEHDDVHNVYSNVTIPSSLFTEIQDQGQ, translated from the coding sequence TTGGCAGGACATTCGCACTGGTCAAGTATTAAACATAAAAAGGGTATCGCTGACGCCAAAAAAGGTAAGATGTTTACCGCATTAGCCCGCATGATTACTGTTGCTGCAAGAAAAGGCGGCGGTGACCCAGGTATGAATCCAAGATTACAGCTTGCCATTAGTAAGGCACGTGCCGCCAATATGCCCAAGGATAATATAGAACGTGCAATTCAGAAGGGAACGGGAGATGGCGATGGGGATGCGGATGTGGTTGAATGTCTCTATGAAGGATACGGTCCTCACGGAGTCGCTCTTATGGTAGAAGTTCTTACTGACAATAAAAACAGAACGGCGCCGGAAATAAGAAAGATTTTTGATCGTTGTAATGGCAACATGGGAGAGTCTGGGTGCGTTTCCTGGATGTTTGAGAAGAAAGGCCTCATTATCGTTAACGATACCAATATTAGTGAAGATGCTTTGATGATGTTGGTTCTGGAAGCAGGCGCTGAAGATCTGGAGAAAACAGGAGATGTTTTTCAGGTGATATGTGCGCAATCAGATCTGGATGTGATTAAGACGGCAATTGAAAGAGAAAATATATTGATAGAAAGTGCGGAAGTAACTTGGATACCCAAGAGTACTGTTGATCTGGATGATGAAGCGTGCCGCAAGGTACTCAGGCTCATGGAAATCCTCGACGAGCACGATGACGTACATAATGTCTATTCTAATGTTACTATTCCCTCGTCCTTGTTTACTGAAATCCAGGATCAGGGACAGTGA